In the Trichoderma atroviride chromosome 4, complete sequence genome, TCTTCCGTCTTATTCGACCTTGAGGATTAATATCCAACCCAACACAGAGTATTCCCTCGCTGTTGTTAATGGCATAAATGTGGTGAAAGGATACATAATAATGATTGTAAATAGCGGAATGAAAAAGAGCGCTTTTGACAAAAGTAGCAGGTTTTGTATATCTCGACTTCGTTCGCTGGGCCGCGGGATGAATATTAGGCAATTTCGTGGTGGAAGAAAGGTGCATGTGCAATTCACACGTTATCGTAGAGGGAGATGCCAGTGTAAATTTTGAGGTTCACCGTGGttaggaaagagaaaagggaaaagatttAGGACGAAGCGCTCGTGAGAAATGATTATTGTCGAAATCAATCTTTCCAGACGTAGAAGCGGTGGGAAATCTCATTCATATCGGGAATTGGccggtacatgtagtctatGATATAGCCGCGACACAGCATTGTTAGCGACTTCTTTTCGCAGGCAGTCATGTAAGAGTAAGGTCGAATAACAATACTTTGGGGTATCATACGGCGTTTGCTAGAAGCAAATAAAGTGCAGATTTATCGATTTAGTTGAACGCATATCTTCGATCTTCGCGTGACGCATCTTTAGGGAAGGATTTCGCGAAATGGGAGGGCTCTTTTCGTGTAAGAGGTCGACATGGCGCATCGGCAGGATCTCAAGGTATTGCGAAGTGGGGTGCAAGTACTATGGTAAGTAGAATGCAGCAGTATCGTGATTTTGTTCCTCCATATTGTTCAATTCCCGTTGATAAGACGTGTTGTTGTTCATAAGGCTCCCAAGTTTGTAGTCAAGGCTCGTGTATGTTCATTGATCGGATGTCGTCTTCTCGTAAGGTCTCTTAATTCGAGGTAAGGGAAACTCCTTTGTTTGTCACAAGACATCGTCGAGAGCAGGTGATGGAGTTGCGAAAGGCCTAGAATCGACTACAGTCTGCGGCTCTTGCGTCGTCGGGGCAATGTCTAGGCTATTAATCAGTCATATGAACATGGTAATCCACTCATGTCGCAGGCGTGCTGTGGACCGCCAGGACATCGCCGACCTCCACCTTGGGGATCCATTCATGCATGATATTGCCAGTTCACGAAAAACACGACAGAGACAATTTGATGACGAAATTAGCGCAGATAAAGACGAGTAAATGAGGCTATTCGGAAGGGTTCGGTATTGTGTTTCGTCGACCGAAAAACGTTGTGCGGTGGCCATGTTGCAAGGTTACAGGGTAGCTGATGCTTGGTTCATGTCGGTAAGCACGAAGAAATCGCGGGATGCAGTCGCCGAATAGTTCACGAGCGGGCTGGGGTGCTATCGCAGAGCATAACGGCATAATCACGGTTTGAATTCGAAAGTAGCAATGAGTCGTCATCGGGATAATTGGTATATGGCGGTTTGTATCACTTCAAACATTAGTATGCTATACTGGTCAGGTATGCGTACTGGGAGAGAATAAGCAGTAGAGGAAGGTCCGGGTTTTCCCCATCTTCGCCCCTTGCGTCTATCTAATCATGCTATGAGGATAATCATGCGCGTGGTCTATAGTGTTTAACGATTCTCGGAACGACAACTGCGAGTTTCGGAGTGCCTCTCGAAATCGAATCGAAAGGGGGGCAGTCATGCGTGCGCGGTTTCATCTTGCGGTGGTCTCTTTCAATCGAGTTTGCCATCCGAATCGAGGCACTGGTCGCCATGACGATGGGCTCGAGTTATATCCTCTCTTGTTTCGGCTCAATGGAGCGGCGCTTCCTCACCCGTGGCCTGTACGTGTGCTGACCTCTGGCGGCAAAACACGCGATGCATCGTGCTATGAGGCCCACAGCGGGGCTCGGTGTACAGCCCGAGAGTCCCGCAGTAGAGCCATTGTCTATTACGGGGCCGTCCGTACGAGAAGGTTGGTCGTGTGGGAGGGACTATTCATTCGATACACGCTTGATTTGGGATTCAAAACGATGCGCAGTTCTTGCACGATGGGAAGATGGGCGAGAAGAGTTGGGTAGATATCAGTTGCTGGGTGGCGAGGCTTTTGGCTTGCGTGCTCCAGCGCCCGACCACGAGACTCgttctcctcctcttcagccgGTGCGGAGTAAAACGATGCTTGCGTTCGGTTGGCACGCAACTGGTCTGTCCCCCCGACCTCAGACAAGCCACTCATCAGGTCATTGCTCACCTAAGCCTAGACGAGTAGTAAATGGGTGCTGCAGCACAGTCCGGAAACGACGCGGTTGGGGAGGTCGGCCAATGTCATTGGACGGGAGATACGGGATGGAGGGCGAGTACGTCACTTGTTTTCGAGACGTCGCAAAAGGCTCAGAGGTACCGGATACCTTGGATCGGGCGGAGTGGGCGCGCTGCCATCAAGTACCCGCTCCACCCGGAGAGATCGGCCGGTGAGGGGCAAGGGGGGCGCTCTAGTCACATTGGATGCCCGATCACTCATTCGCATCCCCAATCACACGGCAACGGCCCAGCAGAACAACGCAGGAAAAGGATGCGAAAAAAACGTCTTTTTCATCAGCCGAAACTCGATGCACGGCAATTCCCAACACTTGTCCCTCGCGCAACGTCTTTTTCCCCCCATCAACCGGCACTCGCAGGGCAGTGGGGCGCTTCCCCAGATTCTTCCCCGGATTCTGGTGGACTTAGTGCAGGGTCGCCGTGCTAAGCCTAATCGGGTACCACAGTGACCTGCACgcagccagcatcgccagtgGTATCATTGTCACGCGATCCGCTCGCATTCCCGGTCTGGGAGAAGGAAGGCATTACCCCGCCCGGGCTGCGTAAGGGGCAACAGCGATGCTCTGCTCCTGCTGTCGGAAGCGAGTGTGACGGTGCCTAGCACGCCTAGCACGCCTGGGTCCTGCCGGCCTTTATGAAGCCACTCCTTCCCCTCTCTCCaaccttctcctctttccttcctctcttctctccatcagtACAATCagtttcatctcatctcgtcttATTCCTCAAAACAGGTAAATTCATCTGCTGCTTCCCTGTGACGTCGTTTCAATGCTTCTCACACGATTCACTCGCAGCTCTCGGATCGCCTCTGATCCCGCAACTATCATGTCTGAACCTCTCACAAAGGTCGATTCTGCCGTCCAAGGCCTGTCATCATCACCGCCCAAAGAGAAGGGTCACCGAAGAACCAGCTCTAGTGCGGCTGGTGTCATGACCATCAACGAAATCAGTGAGTTGTCCCGTCATTGTAATTGCTGCCTATGACCAATTGCTTACACCGAGGAATAGACGAAAGCCATGCACCTCTGAAACTAGCTGTGGAGACACAGCAAACGGCTTGGTATGTTCGCACTGTCCGATTGCGGAATCAATCGTACCTTTTCTATTATAACATCGACTAACACATACATGACAGGAAAATAAATCAACGGCCAAAGGATCTTGACAATGACCAACTGCTCATGATTCCTCTAACAGCGCCCCCTATCAAGAGCATAACATTAAAATTCCCGCATGGCAAGGAGGTTGTGGCACGAAACATGAAGGGCCTGACAATAGGTGACGCCTTGTCGGCCATCCACAAGGCAAATAAGAACAGGGTAAGCTCTTGAGACTTGAACTCTTTACATCTCATCTGGCGTTGTGGCTAACAATACTTGCCTGCaggctgatgatgagctggatAACCCATACCTCAAGGGTTTCGCATGGGATCAAGGCGAAAACTACTTTGAAGTTCACCTGCAAAGCCAGCCTGCAACGGGCATGTcaagcggcggcggcggtggcaagaagaagaagaagaacaaggatgCTGACGAGTAAATACCCATCCACCCATCTTAATATCTGTTCCAATAGTTCCTtgaatctttttttgtttggctTCGCTTAGTTCGGTGCGAGTCGGCGCCCGGGATATTGCAACTAGATGTTGTTGGTCGGGTTATGATGCGATTGCTGGATGCATCGCTTATGGCAATTACTTTCTTGAAGGGAGTGTACGCACTCTTAATGTATAACTGAAATCTTTTCACAATTAACCAGGTTTTACCTGATATCACTTTGATTCTACTTGCTGTGTGTTTCTGAATACCTTGTAAGCATTCGTCGTCCCCTAGAGGTAGATTTGATGTGCAACTTGTAAACTCTTTGAAGTGAGCTCTTTGGCCAGGCCAGCTTCCCCTCTTCTCGTGTCGATTGATGCGGGGTTGGAGAGCGATCGGCAGAAGTATAGTAGGACGGCATCAGCCACATTGACGCCTTTGATGCGCATCTCCAGGGACGGTCCAATGGAGGCAGGGAATTGCGCCGCCGATGAGCATTTGGCGGTATGAAGCTCCAAACTTTTATTTGGAATTCAACGTGCTGTTATCACCTAAGATGCTCATTCTCGTGTTGCAGATTCCGCCATACCTTGTTTTGTGGAAGACGATGCCATCTCCGTATGTTAAGCATATGTGGAGCACTTACTGCTTTGAGACAACTGCTGCACGAACTTACTTCTACAGCGCCAAGACGAAACCCGTTTCGCCTCTTGTACCCGAGACTGAGATGAAGAGTAATATCAATACTGTGTAGTGTCCTCAGGCATCTATGCCGCCTCGTTTCGATAAGAAAAGTTGATTATCTGAGTCTTTTGTGGGTGATCGTCGTTGAACTGCAGTCCCAATAAACCCCCCACCGAGGGCTTGAAATGAATTTGAGGCCAAAGAGGGGGGACAAGAGCAATATTATATAGATTGAAGAGTGAGTCTTTATTTATAGCCCCCAAAAATAGGATTGGTCATACTAATCATTGACTCAAGTAGGTGGTGCATTATCATATTCTATCATGGGACTTGTACCCGAGCTGGATCTCGACCCGCGCAGTACGTAACCGCCGGGTCAGCCACCCATTCACTGTTTTCGCattcgcttttttttttgtctcatCTCGGACTGCCAGGTCAGCATTCGCAAGCAGATGATTCGTtgtttttatctttttttttttcccgcctCAATCAAAGCATCGTAATTCTGGGCACGGGTTGGGGTTTCGAATGGATTGCCTGGTTTGGCGCGGGTGGTTACCCGAGAACGCGCAGCTTTTTGCGATATCCCAGACAGCGGGAACAAAAGCTCCATCGAATACTCCGTACGCTTACATTaaatgagaaaaaagggaCTCATGAGTCGTGGCCCTCGTTTCGCCTTTTTGAAAAAAGTTCCAATGTTCAATTAGCATGTCTCGGCGTATTGTTGTTCCTGGTATGAAGATAGAGAGCAAGGACAATAGCAGAGCTTGTGTGGCAAGCGGGTAGCCGCCTTTTACTTAGTTTGGAAATGGGACGCGCAATGCTTTCGAAAGCTTGCAACGTCAGCTACGCAACGCCTGTTATTGCCTGCTCAGCACTTTTCGAGGTGGCCCCTAAAAAATGGCAATCGTCTTTTTAAAAACCCAcatcttataaataaaatgGCAGTGGGAATTTCATTGGGCACGACTTTTGTGTGGAAGAGGATTCTGGATCAACTTTCTCTTATATGAAGGGGGGATTGGTCAAGCTTAAATCCTCAGCTTCTCATCCCTGTGGTGATCCCTTCCTACGGCTTCTTTGATATATCGCATGCACGAGACACACCTGCATGGAGAGAGTCGTGTGAACAACACCGCTATATATCCCCTCACCACATCCTCCCCTCTCGCCATGACCAGACATGCCACCTCCGCCTGGCTGTCCTGAAACCCTTAGGATACCCGGGACCGGCTTTGCTCCCCCTCTGCCCGCCGCGCCAATCAAGCCGCCGATACCACCGTTCCCGACCAACTTCAGACAGCAAGCAAAGAACATCGAGGTCCAGCTGCCACCCCTGGTTGCGGGGGCGCTGGTTGCCGCGTTTGCCAAGGCCCTGGCCGACGGCTTGAGCAACGAGCTGCTCAGCCACTACTACTTCCCGGACCGCAGGATCCAGGTCAACCTCGACCGAGTGCTCGACCGCCTCATATCCGTCTTTGTGCGGCAGCTGTGGGACGAGCTCTTCCTGTTCTACCACGATCCGGACCACGGCGGTGCTGGCCCGCAGCTCTCTCGCCAGGTCGGCCTGCTGTTTGATGGGCCGATCCGCCAGCTCGTGCTTGTGCTGAATGGCCCCGAGACGGCCAGATGCATCCTGGACAAGCTTGGCCCGGGTCTGTCCAAGAGGCCGGTGACTTGGTCGACCAACACCAAGGGCATTGACCTCCCGCTggctctgcagctgctgtgtGGCTTCTGGCATCGAGAGTTTGCCGATCAGTCGCCGGGGGGGAACCCGGACGAGATTGCTCGTGCGCTTCATACACTCATCACGACGGGCAATGCTGCCAAGAATCTCATCAGTGAGATGAGAAGAGTGCTGCTGTCTCCGCATTTTGTCCAGATCCACTTTGCTGAGTCGGCCATCTGGGATATTGTGCTGAGAAGGCCTGGTCCTCCACCATCGGATGGCTTTCACATTGTGCAGTTCAAGTACGAGTGCCAGCTATTCGATCCGCAGGGAAACTTGAGCGACCTTTCCCATCTTCGCTTGGGATCGTTACCTGTAGTAACAGGCACCTCTACCGAGCATAACTGCACAACTGTCTCGGAGTACACTGAGAAGCAGTGGCCGAAATGCGGATCCATCATCCTGGGCTGCATAGAGGAGGCACGTAAAAATGCAACATCCTCACTCCTGCGAGGCGATGACTTTTCCGGAATGCACGTCTGGGACGGCAGCGACGGTAAAGGCGCGCACTGCCCCGGCCTGAGATTCATTCACATCGAGGCCGAGGGCTCGTGGATCCGGATGAGCGTGAGCGCCTGGATGCATACCCTGATTGAGGTGTTTCAGCAAATGTCCTGGTTCTGCGCGGCGTTGAGCACCTCGCCGTTCCAGGGATCCGTGGCCGAGAGCACAACAGACGTGTCCAACTGGACGTACCTGGATGGCAATGTCTATATTGATTGCAGTTTGAATCACAGCCCCATTTTGGAAGGCGATGGCTTGCCGTGGCTGCAGTACCTGCCGCGTACTGCGATTGCGAGTGGCTTTCCTTTACATGAAGGATCGTCAGAAGCATTGATGACGATGTGAGAGTTACATAGCGCTGTTGTTATTATTGTTGACAAAGCATCACCTGATATAAACAAGTATGGAAATGATGAGAGAAAACGTATGGTATAAACATCTAGACAGAAAGTTTAATGATACCCCCTTTTGCATGTAATTTAtacaattttttttgttttcaagGCTTATACAGTCCTCTTGCTCGCTGGCCTGTGAGGAGCTCTGCCTCACCGTCCTCTTTCACCAAATAAATGTCTTCATGCCTCACTCCAAATTTGCCTTCTAGATAAATTCCTGGCTCGTTGGTAAATGTCATCCCGGGCTGCAGGAGCGCAGCCGTGTTCCACTTGTTCAGGTACGGCGACTCGTGTGCTTTAATGCCAATGCCATGTCCGAGGCGATGCGTGAATCCATACCCATATCCTGCATCTTCAATGACTGTTCGCGCGGCAATGTCAACACTGGCGGCAGTGTTATTCGGCTTCATTGCTCTCGCTGCGGCGGTTTGCGCTTCCAAGACGATTTGCCAcactttttccttctcagcCCGTAGAGGATCAGTTCCATGAGATGACGGTGGGGCATCGATCAGGAAGCTGCGGCATATATCGGACGAGTAACCGAGATAATGGGCGCCAACGTCAATGACAACCATGGAATCATACGtgagcttcttgccgccgGTGACGAACCCGCCATGAGGCAGGGCGCCGTGCTCCTCAAAGAGGACAAtgtcgaagaagaggctgaatcCAACAGAGAGCAGCGTCTTGTCCAGAATGGAAGTGACTTGGTCCTCGGTGAGGCCCGGCACGAGGCACGGCCGCATGGCCCTCACGGCGGCCACGGTGCCGGTGTTGACGGCCCGGAGCAGCGCGACTTCGGCGGCCGACTTTTGCTGTCTCACGAGCTCGGCTTCGGGGGTGAGGCCGACGGTGCGGAAGCCGTAGGCGTCGAGGCCGCGCACGATGAAGTCGCGCATTTCTTCGTCTACCATGAGCGTGGGGGACTCGGTGTCCTTGAAGAGCCTTGACTCGAGCAATGTCGTGTATGGGTTCCAGTGCTCTTCCCAGATGACAATGTCCAGCTCCGCCTCATGAGACGGGATGCCCAGCATACGCACGCGGCCCTCTTCAAAATGAGGTGAGAGAAAGGCAGTCTTTGCAGAGACTTTACCGTCATGGGGCGAAATCTGCGGCATGATGAGCATGAGAAAGGGGCGCTCTTCGGGCTCCCATGGTTCCCAGTCGACCTGGGAGATGTTGCCGTAGTACTGGAACGTGTAGCCCGGCTCGAGTACAAAGGCGTCTACCTTGTTGCGGACGAGGGCCTGTGCGAGACGGTCTCTGCGTTGGAGGAATTCGTCTGCTTGGATGGGGGGGCGCGTTGTCTAGGAAGGAGAGGTCGGATTTGAAGTTGGTGATGGAGCATTGTTGGACTTTGGCGACGTctgggtggtggtggtggctgcAAAGTGATGATGGTAGAAAGGTTTTATAGAGGAAAAAGGTtccgaggaagaagagagttgTGAAGAACGAGATGCGGAATCGTGGCCTTGAGGGTGAATGCTGGCGTTGTGGTGTTTTTATTGTCGGCGGCGATGTTGTTGGCAGCGCTGTGCCCTTTTCGCTGTTGATGGACTGGTAATGATACATGATGTCTACATTGATTTCTTGacatcaacaaggcagcaGTGATGAGTCTTCTTCCGCATGAATCATATTCAATCGAGATTTTGATGTAAATAGCGTGAAGATACTTaatctcttggctgctgcgcaGGAGAGTTGGTGTCTGAACTAAAAGATTGCGAGCTCCCTAATAGAGATACGATTATCTCGGGGAACTTGAATCCACTTGGTTTTGCACTTGGCAGCTTATAGCTTGCTATCTTGCGAACCAATCGTAAATGACGTATCCCTGCTACTGTGTATTTAGCGTTGCGTATTGATAGGTCAAGTTGAACATTCATTGCCGTTTAATGTGGGATTCTATAGGCGGGGGGGATTTAGCACGAGTGCCGGCATCATGCACGGGAATAATGGCCGCTCAACGATTGCTAAAATACGAACAGAAAAAGCTCGcattaacttttattaggCGCCCTATCATAAGTTATCTGTATCCTACCTTGAAAACAAAGATCACCAGTGCGGGGAATTGGTTCCATCTTTGAATGCAGCCACGGACCGGCCAACTTGTTTAGGAAAGCATTCATAacggccccccccccccccggtTTGAACTGGAAGTTGGCCGCTTTCATGGCCAAGGAATACGGTTCTGAATGGAGATTACTGTTTAATTCATGAGTAATCAGAGCAAGAGCTGGATTAATATAAACGGAGAGCTTATCTTGGCCAACGCTAGTATCATCGCTTTGATGAGAAATGTCACTCCAAAGTGCCATCTCGACAAGCGAGCAGCCATGTTCTTACGCCGATCTCTGCTACTTAGCCGGATAGCGTATCTTGACGAAGATGCCCCTTCAATCTGAGTGTTATACTGAAGAAAGCAAAGTGCGCAAGTTGGAATAGggtgaaaaagaaagataaGTGCATGTAACCCTGCATGCAACTCCTCCATTTCCCGACCCCTCTTCATGTAAGTCATTCCTCACGTGGGTATAGATCAACGTACAACCCGCGTAAAATATTCTAGATTTTTGCagttcatcttcatctactgccaaatcatcgccatggctgtggaTTTAACAGAAGACGAAACTTCAAAGCCAGAAACTTCACCTGTTGGCAAATCCGAGGCTATAGAAACGGTCAAGGACGAGACGCAAGTcgaaaagagcaaagatggcgtcgacgtcgagACGGGCAGTGTAGCCGAGTCTGCCAAAGAATACTACAGCAAAGTCTCCGTCTGGTTGATGGTTCTCTTTTCTGGCTTGGCAATTGGATCAGATGGCTAGTAAGACAAAGCTTTGTTCTTCCATTCGCACTATGATAAAGATTCAATGTTGATATGAAACTCATAGTAATGCCGCCGTGATAGGCAACgtcgagcttctcctcggcGTCATCTACCCCGACGCCCTGACCAGCTCCATCTACTCGCGCCTCAGCAACGCCTTCCTCATCGGCATGATCATCGgcatgctcttcttcggcgtCATCGTCGACCAGCTCGGCCGCAAGACCGGCGCCGTGGCCACGACCATTCTGCTCGTCCTCGGAATCGCCTTGTCGGCTGCCGCCAACGGCACATCTCCAAACGGCCTTTTATGGATGCTCATCGTCGCCCGAGGCGTTGCCGGCGTCGGTGCCGGAGGCGAGTATCCCGTGTctggcgccggcgccgtCGAAGCTACCGACGAGAGCGGCGCGTACCGTAAGCACCGCGGCTTCATGTTTGCCATGCTGGCCGATTTGTCTTCTGATCTTGGCTATGTCTGGGGCGGGCTGGTGCctctgttgttgctgctttgCGTCGGGCAGAGAGAGGACAAGTATGGCATTGTCTGGCGGACGTCGTTTGCGCTGGGGGCGATTCCGCCGCTGGGCATCTTTTGGTTTCGGATGCGTATGGCTGTTGCTACGGCCTATCGGAAATCCGCCATGAGAAAGCAGCGAGTGCCGTACTGGTTGGCGCTGAAGCGGTACTATCGGCCGCTGATTGGGTCTGCGGCCAGTTGGTTCTTGTATAATTGGATTTCCATTCCTTTTGGGATATTCAGCTCGACAATCATCAGCCGAGTCAACGCGGAGCAGAGCCTTGTAAAGTCTCTTGGATGGGGCGTCCTCATCAACTGCTTCTATGTGCCCGGCCCCTTTTTGGGCGGCTATCTGTCTGACAAGATTGGGAGGCGGCAGACAATGGCGCTCGGGTTCAGTCTGCAGGCCATACTTGGATTCATCATTGGAGGGGCCATTGGTCCTATTCAGACTGTATTTCCTCTCTTTGTAGTCATGTATGGAATCTTCTTGACGCTTGGTGAGGTGGGGCCTGGAAGGTAAGATTATTGCTGCTTGATACATGAGTCCCTATCCTTGTCACTTATACAAACAACTTTCTCTTTATCCCTTCAACGTAAGGCTAACCAATACTTTTACAGCACCGTTGTCCTGACCGCATCCGAGTGCTTCCCCACCTCCATCCGTGGCCAAATGATGGGCTTGATAAGCGCCTGCAGCAAAGCCGGCGCCGCCATTGGCACTCAAGTCTTTACGGCAATCCTCAACAAGTACGCCAGCAACCCAGACAAGGGAAACCAAGTGGCGTTTCTCATCGGGTCTGCGTTTGCGGTGCTTGGCGCCCTCGTGGCCTTTTTCGTCATCCCTGACGTGTCCCGCCGGCTGGAGGACGATGACGCGGCGTGGAAGGTGTATTTGGCGGATCACGGGTGGGAGGCTACGTGGGGGGGAtagagagacgagagatcCAACGGGAGTGGTTTTGGATCGTCAAGCAGATTGAGAGTTGTTGTGTGAGGCTTGGGTTTCTCTGTGATGTGGAAGTTGATGGATGGTCGGTTTGAGTAAGAGAATGCTCTGATATAACCGAGTCTTAGTTTAATGTACAATTTTGTTACAACATAAGTTGTCAATACGTGAGATACCCGTTGAAAAGTCCATCTGCCTTGTAAGTTTGATATCAAAGCGATTCTACGAACTTACTATAGAGTAAAGATGATACTCGATATTACAGTAATAGGAATGCGGTCTTTGGTGGTATAATTGCTGAACCTTACTATCGCTGTAATAATACTATGTCGATATCGAAGAAACTGATTTACTCTAGGAATGAAAAGTAAGGCACATGCATATTCTGCGGCGCGTATGCAGCCAATTTACAAAGGTGTGTATATCAATGTCTTGGTCCATGTTATGTC is a window encoding:
- a CDS encoding uncharacterized protein (EggNog:ENOG41), whose translation is MSEPLTKVDSAVQGLSSSPPKEKGHRRTSSSAAGVMTINEINESHAPLKLAVETQQTAWKINQRPKDLDNDQLLMIPLTAPPIKSITLKFPHGKEVVARNMKGLTIGDALSAIHKANKNRADDELDNPYLKGFAWDQGENYFEVHLQSQPATGMSSGGGGGKKKKKNKDADE
- a CDS encoding uncharacterized protein (EggNog:ENOG41); this translates as MPPPPGCPETLRIPGTGFAPPLPAAPIKPPIPPFPTNFRQQAKNIEVQLPPLVAGALVAAFAKALADGLSNELLSHYYFPDRRIQVNLDRVLDRLISVFVRQLWDELFLFYHDPDHGGAGPQLSRQVGLLFDGPIRQLVLVLNGPETARCILDKLGPGLSKRPVTWSTNTKGIDLPLALQLLCGFWHREFADQSPGGNPDEIARALHTLITTGNAAKNLISEMRRVLLSPHFVQIHFAESAIWDIVLRRPGPPPSDGFHIVQFKYECQLFDPQGNLSDLSHLRLGSLPVVTGTSTEHNCTTVSEYTEKQWPKCGSIILGCIEEARKNATSSLLRGDDFSGMHVWDGSDGKGAHCPGLRFIHIEAEGSWIRMSVSAWMHTLIEVFQQMSWFCAALSTSPFQGSVAESTTDVSNWTYLDGNVYIDCSLNHSPILEGDGLPWLQYLPRTAIASGFPLHEGSSEALMTM
- a CDS encoding uncharacterized protein (EggNog:ENOG41~MEROPS:MER0005715) produces the protein MLIMPQISPHDGKVSAKTAFLSPHFEEGRVRMLGIPSHEAELDIVIWEEHWNPYTTLLESRLFKDTESPTLMVDEEMRDFIVRGLDAYGFRTVGLTPEAELVRQQKSAAEVALLRAVNTGTVAAVRAMRPCLVPGLTEDQVTSILDKTLLSVGFSLFFDIVLFEEHGALPHGGFVTGGKKLTYDSMVVIDVGAHYLGYSSDICRSFLIDAPPSSHGTDPLRAEKEKVWQIVLEAQTAAARAMKPNNTAASVDIAARTVIEDAGYGYGFTHRLGHGIGIKAHESPYLNKWNTAALLQPGMTFTNEPGIYLEGKFGVRHEDIYLVKEDGEAELLTGQRARGLYKP
- a CDS encoding uncharacterized protein (EggNog:ENOG41~TransMembrane:12 (i60-84o104-123i130-151o157-178i199-224o236-257i292-313o325-346i358-377o383-407i419-442o454-475i)), translating into MAVDLTEDETSKPETSPVGKSEAIETVKDETQVEKSKDGVDVETGSVAESAKEYYSKVSVWLMVLFSGLAIGSDGYNAAVIGNVELLLGVIYPDALTSSIYSRLSNAFLIGMIIGMLFFGVIVDQLGRKTGAVATTILLVLGIALSAAANGTSPNGLLWMLIVARGVAGVGAGGEYPVSGAGAVEATDESGAYRKHRGFMFAMLADLSSDLGYVWGGLVPLLLLLCVGQREDKYGIVWRTSFALGAIPPLGIFWFRMRMAVATAYRKSAMRKQRVPYWLALKRYYRPLIGSAASWFLYNWISIPFGIFSSTIISRVNAEQSLVKSLGWGVLINCFYVPGPFLGGYLSDKIGRRQTMALGFSLQAILGFIIGGAIGPIQTVFPLFVVMYGIFLTLGEVGPGSTVVLTASECFPTSIRGQMMGLISACSKAGAAIGTQVFTAILNKYASNPDKGNQVAFLIGSAFAVLGALVAFFVIPDVSRRLEDDDAAWKVYLADHGWEATWGG